The following are encoded in a window of Candidatus Neomarinimicrobiota bacterium genomic DNA:
- a CDS encoding MFS transporter — MSRKKITYWELIRGNPDFRKLWLGQLVSNLGDWFNTIALYGLIIELSGTGQAIAGVLIAKLLPNFFVGPYAGVIVDRFDRKKIMIWTDILRGVLVLGFIFMTSKDHLWIAYSLMVLQMVLGSFFEPARTAVIPNITKRSELVAANALAGSTWSAMLAIGAAVGGLVTALIGRDLAFVVDSGTFFLSAYFIYQIPSLKAADHEESKEKGAGIKQLIAGIKYVKDDLYRTGLIFVKPGLALSGGLLTLLPIFTERVYTNDPFKLYGCAWISVCDAGSRGFRWSDSYKKLFR, encoded by the coding sequence ATGTCCCGTAAGAAAATAACATACTGGGAGTTGATCAGGGGCAACCCCGATTTCCGGAAGCTCTGGCTCGGTCAACTCGTCAGTAACCTCGGTGACTGGTTCAACACGATTGCTCTGTATGGTCTTATTATCGAACTGTCGGGAACCGGACAGGCGATTGCCGGAGTCTTGATTGCCAAGCTTCTCCCGAACTTTTTTGTAGGACCTTATGCCGGTGTAATTGTTGACCGGTTCGACAGAAAGAAGATAATGATCTGGACAGACATTCTCCGGGGAGTGCTTGTCCTCGGTTTTATATTCATGACTTCCAAAGATCATCTCTGGATCGCATATTCATTGATGGTTTTGCAGATGGTGCTCGGCAGTTTTTTCGAACCGGCGAGAACCGCTGTAATTCCCAATATCACCAAGCGAAGTGAGTTGGTCGCCGCAAACGCACTCGCGGGAAGCACCTGGTCGGCAATGCTTGCGATCGGTGCGGCTGTCGGTGGACTCGTTACGGCACTTATCGGCAGAGATTTGGCTTTTGTCGTTGATTCCGGTACGTTTTTTCTGTCGGCGTATTTTATCTATCAGATTCCATCACTCAAAGCTGCTGACCATGAAGAGAGTAAAGAGAAAGGAGCGGGGATAAAGCAGCTGATCGCCGGGATAAAGTATGTGAAGGACGATTTGTACAGAACCGGACTTATTTTCGTCAAGCCGGGGCTCGCATTGAGCGGTGGATTATTGACGCTCCTTCCGATATTCACCGAAAGGGTATATACGAACGACCCTTTTAAGCTCTACGGCTGCGCTTGGATATCTGTATGCGATGCGGGGAGCCGGGGCTTTCGTTGGTCCGATTCTTATAAGAAATTATTTCGGTGA
- a CDS encoding PorT family protein: MMSKSIIHLIGIMALVLVLISVSTAQVKFGATLGATISNLSTDPDEGVSSDSKTGFTLGAFLEYPVNDNLNIRSGASFTKKGAQFSAEESGIKVDGSTNLSYLTVPILAQYKFNTTATTPYVIGGLDIGILMSADVEAKISGTIFGITFDSDTSYSVKDDLSSTDIAFNVGAGYMMEMGNARVYGEILYSLGLLDIDSAGDDVAVKTKGIIVAVGYIF, translated from the coding sequence ATGATGTCAAAATCAATTATCCATTTAATTGGTATTATGGCGCTGGTTCTTGTCCTAATCAGCGTCTCAACGGCTCAAGTGAAATTTGGAGCTACGTTAGGTGCTACCATCTCAAATCTTTCAACTGATCCTGACGAAGGAGTATCATCGGATTCAAAAACTGGCTTCACACTGGGAGCTTTCCTGGAATATCCTGTAAATGACAATCTCAATATAAGAAGCGGTGCGTCGTTTACCAAAAAAGGAGCGCAATTCAGTGCAGAAGAATCAGGAATAAAGGTTGATGGTTCTACAAATTTATCATATTTAACTGTTCCGATACTTGCCCAGTATAAATTCAACACCACTGCCACAACCCCATATGTAATAGGCGGATTGGATATAGGCATATTGATGAGTGCGGACGTTGAGGCTAAGATAAGTGGTACAATATTTGGAATAACTTTTGATTCAGACACAAGTTATAGCGTCAAGGACGACCTCTCTTCGACAGACATCGCCTTCAATGTCGGTGCAGGTTATATGATGGAGATGGGGAATGCCAGAGTATACGGAGAAATACTATATTCACTGGGATTATTGGACATAGACTCCGCTGGCGATGACGTAGCTGTAAAAACAAAGGGAATTATTGTAGCAGTCGGCTACATTTTCTAA
- a CDS encoding YifB family Mg chelatase-like AAA ATPase: MVSKVLSAAVLGVEAYVVDVESHLDSQLPQFTTVGLPDAAVKESRERVTAAIKNSGYRFPNKKITVNLAPADVKKEGSAFDLPIAVGILSASGILSSEMLENHLILGELSLQGGLRPIRGALNIAVMAGKKKLGGIILPKQNAEEAAVAGEIPVFPVESLEETVEFLKGEKELTPLTVDLESIMKIARKYETDFSDVKGQAHVKRALEVAAAGGHNIIMIGPPGSGKTMLAKRLPSILPDLRIEEAIETTMIHSVMGLLPPDRGLIATRPFRSPHHTVSEAGLVGGGSVPKPGEVSLSHNGVLFLDELPEFGKSVLEVLRQPLEDGSVTISRAAMSLTYPCNILLSSAMNPCPCGYYTDPNNDCSCTTREIHNYMKRISGPLLDRIDIHIDVPAVKYSELSSKEKGEPSAAIRERIERARDVQSERFKDVKGLHTNAQMETKQIRNYCKIDESGDELLRTAINKLGLSARAYDRILKVGRTIADLEGSADIKPEFISEAIQYRTLDRQLWN; this comes from the coding sequence ATGGTCTCTAAAGTATTGAGCGCAGCGGTTCTCGGGGTTGAGGCGTATGTCGTTGACGTGGAATCACACCTTGATTCGCAGCTGCCGCAGTTTACTACTGTCGGTCTCCCCGATGCCGCGGTCAAGGAGAGCAGGGAGCGTGTTACAGCGGCGATCAAGAACTCCGGTTATCGGTTTCCGAATAAAAAGATTACCGTCAATCTCGCTCCCGCCGACGTAAAGAAGGAGGGCTCGGCTTTCGACCTGCCGATTGCCGTCGGAATACTCTCGGCGAGCGGAATCCTTTCCTCCGAAATGCTCGAAAACCACCTGATCTTGGGCGAACTGAGTCTTCAGGGAGGACTCAGACCAATACGCGGCGCTCTCAACATAGCTGTAATGGCGGGGAAGAAAAAACTGGGCGGGATCATACTCCCTAAGCAAAACGCAGAGGAAGCGGCTGTAGCGGGCGAAATACCTGTATTTCCCGTCGAGTCTCTCGAAGAGACAGTGGAGTTTCTGAAGGGAGAAAAGGAATTGACACCCCTGACTGTCGATCTTGAATCGATTATGAAGATAGCGCGAAAATATGAGACGGATTTCTCCGACGTGAAGGGACAGGCGCACGTTAAACGAGCGCTTGAAGTGGCAGCCGCAGGTGGCCATAATATCATCATGATAGGACCTCCGGGGAGCGGAAAAACTATGCTCGCAAAACGGCTTCCGAGCATACTGCCCGACCTTCGGATCGAAGAGGCGATCGAGACGACAATGATTCATTCGGTCATGGGACTTCTTCCTCCCGATAGGGGTTTGATAGCAACGAGACCTTTCCGTTCGCCGCATCACACTGTCAGCGAAGCGGGGCTTGTCGGCGGCGGAAGCGTGCCCAAACCGGGGGAGGTGAGTCTCTCCCACAACGGGGTTTTATTCCTCGACGAGCTCCCCGAGTTCGGAAAAAGTGTTCTCGAAGTTCTCCGTCAACCGCTTGAAGATGGATCCGTAACTATCTCGAGGGCGGCGATGTCATTGACATATCCCTGTAATATACTTCTTTCCTCTGCGATGAACCCATGCCCGTGCGGTTATTATACCGATCCGAACAACGATTGCAGCTGCACTACGCGTGAGATTCATAACTACATGAAACGAATATCGGGACCGCTGCTCGACAGGATAGATATACATATCGACGTACCGGCAGTTAAGTACTCCGAACTCTCCAGCAAGGAAAAAGGCGAACCGTCTGCCGCCATTCGCGAGCGGATCGAACGGGCGAGGGACGTGCAGTCGGAACGATTCAAGGACGTGAAAGGTCTGCACACAAACGCTCAGATGGAAACGAAACAGATTCGGAACTACTGTAAAATAGACGAAAGCGGCGACGAGCTTCTCCGAACAGCGATAAATAAACTCGGACTCTCCGCTCGGGCTTACGACCGGATACTGAAAGTCGGGCGCACCATCGCCGACCTCGAAGGCTCTGCCGATATCAAACCGGAATTCATCTCGGAAGCGATACAATACAGGACACTCGACCGGCAACTCTGGAATTGA
- the ispG gene encoding flavodoxin-dependent (E)-4-hydroxy-3-methylbut-2-enyl-diphosphate synthase, protein MDLEIKRRKTRQVMVGDVPVGGDAPVSIQSMTTTKTWNLKETLKEIHALEEAGCQIIRVTVPDEASASALPKIKAEMSVPLVADIHFNYKMALLALEAGVDKIRINPGNIGKAENVKAVLDGCKDRGVPIRIGVNAGSLEKEIIEKNGYPTPEGMLESASKHIDICEENGFTDIIVSLKSSDVALMMASYRLFSEKYDYPLHLGVTEAGTYKTGSIKSAVGMGSLLADGIGDTIRVSLADDSVKEVKVAKEILKSIGLASGGVTVIACPTCGRLEVDLFKIANEVEERTEHIKTPMKVAIMGCAVNGPGESREADIGIACGKHEALLYRDGESIGKIPEEDAVERLIEEIESYSNNH, encoded by the coding sequence ATGGATTTAGAAATAAAGAGGCGTAAAACACGCCAGGTGATGGTCGGCGATGTTCCGGTAGGTGGAGACGCGCCGGTCAGCATACAGTCGATGACTACGACGAAGACCTGGAATCTGAAAGAGACACTGAAAGAGATACACGCCCTTGAGGAAGCAGGATGTCAGATAATCAGGGTGACGGTGCCGGACGAAGCATCGGCATCAGCGCTGCCGAAAATTAAGGCGGAGATGTCCGTTCCGCTCGTGGCGGATATTCATTTCAATTATAAGATGGCGCTGCTCGCGCTTGAGGCGGGAGTTGATAAGATTCGCATAAATCCGGGCAACATCGGAAAAGCTGAAAATGTAAAGGCCGTTCTTGACGGCTGTAAAGATAGGGGAGTGCCGATTCGCATAGGCGTCAACGCCGGCTCACTCGAAAAGGAGATAATAGAAAAGAATGGTTATCCTACACCTGAAGGGATGCTTGAATCGGCTTCTAAGCATATCGATATATGCGAGGAGAACGGATTTACGGATATTATCGTATCGCTGAAATCGTCCGACGTTGCGCTTATGATGGCTTCGTACAGGCTGTTTTCCGAAAAATATGATTATCCGCTGCACCTCGGAGTAACCGAAGCGGGAACGTACAAAACCGGAAGTATCAAATCGGCTGTCGGGATGGGCTCTCTTCTCGCCGATGGAATAGGCGACACTATTCGGGTATCTTTAGCGGACGATTCCGTAAAAGAAGTGAAAGTTGCAAAGGAAATTCTGAAATCGATCGGTTTGGCGAGCGGGGGAGTAACGGTAATTGCCTGCCCCACGTGCGGGAGGCTTGAGGTTGACCTTTTTAAGATAGCGAATGAAGTTGAAGAACGTACGGAGCATATAAAGACACCGATGAAAGTTGCGATTATGGGCTGCGCTGTCAACGGTCCCGGTGAATCACGCGAGGCTGATATCGGAATTGCGTGCGGAAAGCATGAAGCGCTGCTGTACAGGGACGGTGAATCGATTGGCAAGATCCCTGAAGAGGATGCGGTGGAAAGGCTTATAGAAGAAATAGAAAGCTACTCGAACAACCACTGA